In Neoarius graeffei isolate fNeoGra1 chromosome 15, fNeoGra1.pri, whole genome shotgun sequence, a single genomic region encodes these proteins:
- the LOC132899248 gene encoding uncharacterized protein LOC132899248 translates to MTKISMCKQEDGEGMSAFLTRLTAVHEKHSGLTRPATLAGVEGSPEVWEAHLRNSFMSGMDPAVAKLVKQLCLLWETTSLTKIEQYAVHAEKLLKEKTKSTQRDQDLHAATLTLFQTVQPGEKGTRRGRGRSRGRGRSRGRDRTTWSYSSWIKDATCYNCNQKGHIARNCLHRSSQKPCEEYSKAD, encoded by the coding sequence atgactaagatcagtatgtgtaagcaagaagatggagaagggatgtcagcatttctcacccgtctcactgctgtgcatgagaaacacagtggcctgaccagacccgcgaccctggctggagtggaaggcagtcctgaggtctgggaagcgcacctgcggaacagtttcatgaGCGGTATggatccagcagtggccaagttagtaaagcagctctgtctcctgtgggaaaccaccagtctcaccaagatcgagcagtacgctgtgcatgcagaaaagctgctgaaggagaagacaaagtcgacacaaagagaccaagatctacacgccgccactctcactcttttccagactgttcagcctggagaaaaaggaacaagaagaggaagaggtcgaagtaggggccgaggtcgaagtaggggccgagacaggacgacctggagttactcgtcctggataaaggatgcaacctgctacaactgcaatcagaagggacacattgctcgaaactGTCTCCACAGAAGCAGCCAgaagccctgtgaggagtacagcaaagcagactga